A single window of Kosmotoga arenicorallina S304 DNA harbors:
- a CDS encoding FTR1 family iron permease — MFLLSRSRRSFFPRGNGSIFYGPGGSILFDHIHRKNNLEKSIWTGTALAIISSILLAFVFNMVFGNFEGRVEEIFEGVLMLLAAGVLTYMIFWMQFKRAEFEGKVDRAVSEDKPIYLGLLAFSAVVREGVETVLFFSAIKETTEPFLAAIGGISGILIAVVLSFLLYKGTSKLSISKLFFWSGMFLFIIAAGLFAHGIHEFQEAGLLPVFIEHIYDLNGILSENGVLGGILKAVFGYNGNPSFLEFLSYWLFIGTIGSTAINKSRKLQQLSSV; from the coding sequence TTGTTTCTATTATCTCGCTCAAGAAGGTCTTTTTTTCCAAGGGGTAACGGGTCAATTTTCTATGGCCCTGGGGGGTCAATTTTATTTGACCACATACACAGGAAAAACAATCTGGAAAAAAGTATCTGGACAGGTACAGCCCTCGCAATTATTTCAAGCATCTTGCTGGCCTTTGTTTTTAATATGGTTTTTGGGAACTTTGAAGGAAGAGTAGAAGAAATTTTTGAAGGAGTGCTCATGTTGCTTGCAGCCGGTGTCTTGACTTACATGATTTTTTGGATGCAATTCAAAAGAGCAGAATTTGAAGGAAAAGTAGACAGAGCAGTTTCAGAAGATAAGCCCATTTACCTTGGATTACTGGCGTTTTCAGCTGTTGTCAGAGAAGGTGTAGAAACAGTCCTGTTCTTTTCAGCTATCAAGGAAACAACTGAACCTTTCCTGGCAGCTATTGGAGGAATATCGGGAATATTAATTGCAGTTGTATTATCCTTCCTCCTTTATAAAGGAACAAGCAAACTATCAATCTCAAAACTTTTCTTCTGGTCAGGAATGTTTTTGTTTATTATTGCAGCTGGTCTTTTTGCTCACGGGATACACGAGTTCCAGGAAGCCGGGCTTTTACCAGTTTTCATTGAACATATTTATGATCTAAACGGCATTCTCAGCGAAAATGGAGTGCTGGGAGGCATTTTGAAAGCGGTGTTTGGATACAATGGCAATCCTTCTTTCCTTGAATTCCTTTCTTACTGGCTGTTTATAGGAACGATCGGATCAACCGCGATTAATAAAAGCAGAAAATTACAACAGCTTTCTTCAG